One part of the Chryseobacterium sp. 7 genome encodes these proteins:
- a CDS encoding TetR/AcrR family transcriptional regulator, producing MLKPRERILNTAMVLFHKQGYNNTGINQIIDEASVSKASFYQHFKSKDDLCIEFLNKRYDYWVSGLEQFTAETKTVQEKFQKSFDFLIYMNEREDFRGCSFLNILSEIPAEKEEVHHVIRTHKNKLRESFNEVLQNDMVSAHIYLLFESAILTSQLYRSNELIEKSKVIVQDILNVSY from the coding sequence AATACAGCAATGGTTCTCTTCCATAAGCAAGGTTACAACAATACAGGCATCAACCAGATTATTGATGAAGCCAGTGTTTCCAAAGCAAGTTTTTACCAGCATTTTAAATCTAAAGATGATCTTTGTATTGAATTCCTCAACAAAAGATATGACTATTGGGTTTCCGGGCTGGAACAATTCACAGCAGAAACAAAAACCGTACAGGAGAAATTTCAAAAATCTTTTGATTTCCTGATTTACATGAATGAAAGAGAAGATTTCAGAGGATGCAGTTTTCTGAATATTTTGTCAGAAATTCCTGCAGAGAAGGAAGAAGTTCACCATGTGATCCGTACTCATAAAAATAAGCTGAGAGAAAGCTTTAATGAAGTGCTTCAAAATGATATGGTTTCAGCTCATATTTATCTTCTTTTTGAAAGCGCCATACTTACCAGCCAGCTTTACAGATCGAATGAACTCATCGAAAAATCTAAAGTTATTGTACAGGATATATTGAACGTCTCCTATTAA